The proteins below are encoded in one region of Centropristis striata isolate RG_2023a ecotype Rhode Island chromosome 12, C.striata_1.0, whole genome shotgun sequence:
- the smad5 gene encoding mothers against decapentaplegic homolog 5, with protein MTSMSSLFSFTSPAVKRLLGWKQGDEEEKWAEKAVDALVKKLKKKKGAMEDLEKALSCPGQPSKCVTIPRSLDGRLQVSHRKGLPHVIYCRVWRWPDLQSHHELKPLELCEYPFGSKQKEVCINPYHYKRVESPVLPPVLVPRHSEFNPQHSLLVQFRNLTHNEPHMPLNATFPESFQQPHSGGGSSSGSGGGGGGGGGSFPISPNSPYPPSPASSGTYPNSPASSGPSSPFQLPADTPPPAYMPPDEQLGQESQSMETSSSLVPPNMARGDVQPVEYEEPSHWCSIVYYELNNRVGEAYHASSTSVLVDGFTDPSNNKNRFCLGLLSNVNRNSTIENTRRHIGKGVHLYYVGGEVYAECLSDTSIFVQSRNCNYHHGFHPTTVCKIPSGCSLKIFNNQEFAQLLAQSVNHGFEAVYELTKMCTIRMSFVKGWGAEYHRQDVTSTPCWIEVHLHGPLQWLDKVLTQMGSPLNPISSVS; from the exons ATGACCTCCATGTCCAGTCTCTTCTCCTTCACGAGCCCAGCAGTCAAACGCCTGCTCGGCTGGAAGCAgggagacgaggaggagaaaTGGGCGGAAAAGGCAGTGGATGCACTGGTGAaaaagctgaagaagaagaagggtgCAATGGAGGACCTGGAGAAAGCTCTGAGTTGCCCCGGGCAGCCCAGCAAGTGTGTTACCATTCCAAGATCACTGGACGGCCGGCTACAGGTTTCCCACAGGAAAGGTCTGCCTCATGTAATCTACTGCAGAGTGTGGCGCTGGCCAGACCTCCAGTCCCACCACGAGCTCAAGCCCCTGGAGCTGTGCGAGTACCCGTTTGGCTCCAAACAGAAGGAGGTCTGCATCAACCCATATCACTACAAACGAGTGGAGAGTCCTG TGCTCCCTCCTGTCCTGGTACCGCGGCACAGCGAGTTCAACCCACAGCACAGCTTACTGGTACAGTTCCGCAACCTCACCCACAACGAGCCGCACATGCCCCTGAACGCCACCTTTCCAGAGTCCTTCCAGCAGCCGCACAGCGGgggcggcagcagcagcggcagtggtggtggaggaggtggcgGCGGTGGTTCTTTTCCAATCTCTCCCAACTCTCCGTATCCCCCTTCTCCAGCCAGCAGTGGTACTTATCCAAACTCTCCTGCCAGCTCGGGGCCTTCCAGTCCATTCCAGCTCCCAG CTGACACCCCACCCCCAGCCTACATGCCCCCTGACGAGCAGCTGGGCCAGGAGAGTCAGTCCATGGAAACAAGCAGCAGCCTGGTGCCACCCAACATGGCCAGAGGAG ATGTGCAACCAGTGGAGTATGAGGAGCCGAGCCACTGGTGCTCCATTGTCTACTACGAACTCAACAATCGAGTAGGTGAGGCCTACCACGCCTCGTCAACCAGTGTGCTGGTGGACGGCTTCACCGACCCTTCAAACAACAAGAACCGCTTCTGCCTCGGACTGCTGTCCAACGTCAACCGCAACTCGACCATCGAGAACACCCGCAGACACATCGGCAAAG GAGTGCACCTGTACTATGTGGGAGGAGAGGTGTATGCAGAGTGCCTCAGCGACACCAGCATTTTTGTCCAGAGCCGTAACTGTAATTACCACCACGGCTTCCACCCCACCACTGTCTGCAAGATCCCCAGTGGATGTAGCCTCAAGATTTTCAACAACCAGGAGTTTGCTCAGCTTCTGGCTCAGTCGGTCAACCACGGCTTCGAGGCCGTTTATGAGCTAACCAAGATGTGTACCATTAGGATGAGCTTTGTCAAG GGCTGGGGAGCTGAGTATCACCGACAGGACGTCaccagcaccccctgctggattGAGGTGCACCTGCACGGGCCCCTCCAGTGGCTGGACAAGGTGCTGACACAGATGGGTTCCCCTCTCAACCCAATCTCCTCTGTGTCCTAA